A section of the Rhizobium sp. SSA_523 genome encodes:
- the flgB gene encoding flagellar basal body rod protein FlgB, translating into MQPIQLFDLASRQAEWLSVRQQVVAGNIANASTPGFKAKDITPFDAVLKSSGFTMARTNAGHLSGNSIDSRLDVSIEEEELNNEIGVQESGNSVSLSQELRKTGEIKRQYDLSTSLVKSFHRMMLMTVKR; encoded by the coding sequence ATGCAACCGATCCAACTCTTTGACCTTGCGTCGCGACAGGCCGAATGGCTGTCGGTGCGCCAGCAGGTCGTTGCCGGCAACATCGCCAATGCCAGTACGCCGGGTTTCAAGGCGAAAGACATCACCCCCTTCGATGCCGTGCTGAAGTCCTCCGGCTTCACCATGGCGCGCACCAATGCCGGGCACTTGTCGGGAAATTCGATCGACAGCCGGCTGGACGTCTCCATCGAGGAGGAAGAGCTCAACAACGAGATCGGTGTGCAGGAATCCGGCAACTCGGTCTCGCTCTCGCAAGAGCTGAGAAAGACCGGCGAGATCAAGCGTCAGTATGATCTGAGCACAAGTCTCGTCAAATCCTTCCATCGCATGATGCTGATGACAGTGAAGAGATAA
- the flgC gene encoding flagellar basal body rod protein FlgC: MDPLSSSLKIAGSGMEAQATRLRIVSENIANARSTGDTPGADPYRRKTITFGAELDKASGADLVGVKKLGEDKSKFVEEYDPGNPAADDRGMVKMPNVNMLIEMADLREANRNYEANIQTIKQTRELISATLDLLKASQ; the protein is encoded by the coding sequence ATGGATCCGCTTTCGTCCTCCTTGAAAATTGCAGGCTCGGGAATGGAGGCACAGGCAACGCGCCTGCGCATCGTTTCCGAAAACATCGCCAATGCCCGATCGACGGGCGACACGCCGGGCGCCGACCCCTATCGCCGCAAGACGATCACCTTCGGAGCCGAACTGGACAAGGCCAGCGGTGCCGACCTGGTGGGGGTCAAGAAGCTCGGCGAGGACAAATCGAAATTCGTCGAGGAATACGATCCCGGCAATCCCGCAGCCGATGACCGCGGCATGGTCAAGATGCCGAACGTCAACATGCTGATCGAAATGGCCGATCTGCGGGAAGCCAATCGCAATTACGAAGCGAATATTCAAACCATCAAGCAGACTCGCGAACTGATCTCTGCGACCCTCGACCTCCTGAAAGCTTCACAATGA
- a CDS encoding flagellar protein — protein sequence MNDTEKRGKRIWLRRGTPTDRLMAATGILLAGASAFFPWYVFFNQDKFGISVVPMDNTRDLPEGPPRSVMSVSPLALIDNDDKHTPGPAPDPVDNLTTATVSSIGKEKEDPAALAQPFPGKNTFRLMHVANGRALIEDRSGMYMVRVGSILPDNSRLATIEQRDGRWVIVTSTGEIYRDEAAQSR from the coding sequence ATGAACGACACGGAGAAGCGCGGAAAGCGGATCTGGCTGCGTCGCGGGACGCCGACGGACCGGCTGATGGCCGCGACCGGGATTCTGCTGGCCGGCGCATCGGCTTTCTTCCCCTGGTACGTCTTCTTCAACCAGGACAAATTCGGCATCAGCGTCGTGCCGATGGACAATACCCGCGACCTGCCGGAAGGTCCGCCGAGGAGCGTCATGAGCGTATCGCCCCTTGCGCTGATCGACAATGACGACAAGCACACGCCCGGCCCGGCTCCCGATCCGGTCGACAATCTGACCACGGCGACCGTCTCCTCCATCGGCAAGGAGAAGGAAGATCCCGCGGCGCTGGCGCAGCCCTTTCCGGGCAAGAACACGTTTCGCCTGATGCATGTCGCCAATGGCCGAGCCCTCATCGAGGACCGCTCGGGAATGTACATGGTGCGCGTCGGTTCGATCCTTCCCGACAACAGCCGTCTGGCCACGATCGAGCAGCGCGACGGGCGCTGGGTGATCGTCACGTCGACCGGTGAAATATACCGTGATGAGGCAGCGCAGAGCCGGTAA